One window from the genome of Commensalibacter oyaizuii encodes:
- a CDS encoding phage baseplate assembly protein has product MTVESIITSAFGPSNAKINQVTIEVEGRVLSGWTRVSIRRGIEIMPSTFELECTEYYPNSMDIAILEGAPCVVRIGKETVITGYVLTVTRRLSANEHLVSVQGASKTIDLCECSAKFETYQFNNVPVVELIQAICKPYGIGVKTTGAIDNIVIPQFSVILTETGYEIIERMTRAAALLFYDDTDGNVIVSKVGSKVAASGFVEGKNVEEVSVRRSMAGRFSSVSMILQTTASLFYSPGQDNQLAPEMKNITTGKEAVDPMVKRYRPLLISAEMGDAGYEVSQQRAQWEVNRRFGRSQSIQVVTDSWRDQQGNLWKPNTLVPISFSTLKVNTTNKLLISETVFRLGDDGTHAEITLMPAEAFMPQPIVLNAANSAVVQAMAER; this is encoded by the coding sequence ATGACTGTTGAATCTATTATTACCTCTGCTTTTGGGCCATCCAATGCTAAAATTAATCAAGTTACGATCGAGGTCGAGGGTAGGGTTTTATCGGGGTGGACACGGGTATCCATTCGCCGAGGCATTGAAATTATGCCTTCAACTTTCGAATTGGAATGTACCGAATATTATCCTAACTCGATGGATATCGCCATTCTTGAAGGTGCACCCTGTGTTGTTCGAATTGGCAAAGAGACGGTAATTACGGGTTACGTTTTGACCGTTACGCGCAGATTAAGCGCAAATGAGCATCTTGTCTCGGTTCAAGGTGCCTCGAAAACAATCGATTTGTGTGAATGTTCAGCAAAATTTGAAACTTATCAGTTTAATAACGTGCCTGTTGTCGAATTAATTCAGGCAATTTGTAAACCTTATGGGATTGGGGTCAAAACAACTGGCGCGATCGATAATATTGTTATACCACAATTTTCAGTAATTTTAACAGAGACTGGCTATGAAATCATTGAACGTATGACCCGTGCAGCAGCATTGCTGTTTTATGACGATACCGATGGTAACGTTATTGTATCCAAAGTTGGATCCAAAGTAGCCGCATCAGGTTTTGTTGAGGGAAAAAACGTTGAAGAGGTTTCTGTCAGGCGTTCCATGGCGGGTCGGTTCAGTTCGGTATCCATGATTTTACAAACAACCGCCTCATTATTTTATAGTCCTGGTCAGGACAATCAGCTGGCCCCAGAAATGAAAAATATTACAACAGGAAAAGAGGCCGTCGACCCAATGGTCAAACGTTATCGTCCATTGTTGATTTCAGCTGAAATGGGGGATGCAGGGTATGAGGTTTCACAACAACGCGCCCAATGGGAGGTCAATCGCAGATTTGGTCGTTCCCAATCAATACAAGTGGTAACGGACAGTTGGCGCGATCAACAGGGCAACCTTTGGAAGCCCAACACCTTGGTACCGATTTCTTTTTCAACGTTAAAGGTCAATACAACCAACAAACTTTTAATTTCTGAAACGGTATTCAGATTGGGTGATGATGGTACACACGCTGAAATTACCTTAATGCCCGCCGAAGCATTCATGCCACAACCCATTGTATTAAATGCCGCAAACAGCGCAGTCGTGCAAGCCATGGCAGAGCGATAA
- a CDS encoding DNA circularization N-terminal domain-containing protein yields MRQASFRGVSFWVNSNSGENGRKITIHEYPMKDQVWVEDLGRDMRKYHIQGFVVGEDCITQRQLLINAVEQTGPGILLHPSFGLLKVSISGCSWHEPDNIQNKIDFTLDCVEYANPVAGLISELTGSAIDALSDTLADTAIGDFIKDTVQPLNLGMMNSAVSVASAWGSKVLLQGTGTIPIAALGKVGAAQMGDALLNLATNRETLVNALKNVDPNADIIRSN; encoded by the coding sequence ATGCGTCAGGCATCATTTCGTGGGGTGTCTTTTTGGGTAAATAGCAATAGCGGGGAAAACGGTCGTAAAATAACAATTCATGAATACCCAATGAAAGATCAAGTATGGGTCGAAGACTTAGGGCGGGACATGCGTAAATACCACATACAAGGTTTTGTAGTGGGGGAGGACTGCATCACTCAACGTCAATTATTAATTAATGCAGTCGAACAAACAGGCCCCGGTATTTTGCTGCATCCCAGTTTTGGATTATTAAAAGTCTCTATTTCTGGGTGTTCGTGGCATGAACCTGATAATATTCAAAACAAAATCGATTTTACCTTAGATTGCGTAGAATATGCCAACCCCGTGGCAGGTTTGATCAGCGAACTAACAGGATCCGCCATTGATGCATTGTCAGATACATTGGCAGATACGGCCATTGGTGATTTTATAAAGGATACCGTGCAACCCCTTAATCTTGGCATGATGAATAGTGCGGTATCTGTTGCTAGCGCATGGGGAAGCAAAGTTTTATTACAAGGTACGGGAACCATCCCCATTGCTGCATTGGGTAAAGTCGGCGCAGCACAGATGGGGGATGCTTTGTTAAATCTTGCAACCAATCGTGAAACCTTGGTCAACGCCCTTAAAAATGTAGACCCTAACGCTGACATTATAAGGAGTAATTAA